The genomic region tttaacagtcaaaatgtaatctcgcgggaagctggctgttagctggctctataaaagaaaagcagccacggtgcctggtcagtgcttgtgatgtgatttaacagtcaaaatgtaatctcgcgggaagctggctgttagctggctctataaaagaaaagcagccacggtgcctggtcagtgcttgtgatgtgatttaacagtcaaaatgtaatctcgcgggaagctggctgttagctgcctctataaaagaaaagcagacACGGTGGCTGGTCAGTGCTTAGGTGATGCTCACGCCGCGATGTCATGTGACTTAACAGTAATAATGTAAAAAACAATCTGCTCATATGTTGATTTCGGACAACAGCTACATTGATAAATGTCTagacttgtatggaaaactttttatgtacatacatatgtaataacatatatgtaagtgccaTTTAAACTGGCCGGTTCAAAATATGATTTAGATTTTATTATTCGCTTTTATGccataaaaattgcaactatgaagggtattatagtttctaGTTTCGATGCAgtcgaaattaatgttttttcttgttttatcgTATATTTAAATGGATAAACATAAACTATAaaccgaattaaaatttttatttaaaaaattaaaatagatatAATAATGGACAACTAATGCGctacaaaagaaaacaaatgtaGTTAAAACAGCTAAATAACTAACAATCTAATAGCAGTTACgaaataaattatacattttaagCTTTGGGGATTTCAAATTCACTTGATGGTCGCAGAACAACTTTACGCGTACGTAAGGAATAAGTGCGTTGGTCATCTAGTGGCTCTGCAATAAAATTCGGACACAAAATAAATTGGTATCAAATAAAGtgaattatttatttgagtTGTTTACCTTCTGTGCTAGTTTGCATACGTTGTTCTTCATCTTCGCTAGGCTCATCATCTTCTAAAGTaaacttgaattttttaacACGCAATTTTTCGCTAAAAATCACACTCTTCGGTTTACCCTTAGCCGTGCCGGGTGTCTTTAATATAGACTTCCGACCAACATTCACTGCTGGTGGTGATGTCTGGGTGGGCGTAGGAACCTTGGGTAACACCTTTGATTCTTTGCTGAGAGCGTTCGAATCGAGGGGTAATTCAATGAAGTTTGGTGTGCCACTCCGACGGCGTGATTTATATGCATTTCCGGCAAGAGCGCTACGCAACAAATCGGTACTGCCAGCTAATGCTCTTTCCATACTATTAATGCTGCGACGCAATTCATTGCCGCATGCCTTAATAGATTTAGGTGATTCTGCCGCGATGCGTGAAAGACGTCTATGCGCAGCTGCAGCAGCAATTACTTTACTATCGGCAGGCAAACTAATAACTGTGGCTGCCGCTGATAGCGATTTGCGATCACGTACAACCACCGAAACACGACGCGGTGTGCTATTGTTGTTCTCACCACCTGAACCAATTTTCGGAGTGCCACTTTGGGAACGACGTTTTCGCTGACGCGTCGGTGTTAATATCATTGCACCATCTATGTTTGCACCTGGATCAGCTgtagtttctttgtttttgcgcATCTCTGCGTGCATTTTGCGTAACATTGCCTGTAAACCACTACTGGCTTTAGCTGTTTTTACTGGCGCTTTTGGTTTCTTTACTTTATTCAATTTCGGCTTGGGTTTTATTTTGTCTTGTTTGATTTCCTCCACATCGTCGGGATCGGACCAATTATTTGCTTTCCAACGTTTCAAATTTTCGAAACGTTTCTCCACATTATCGACCTGTAggcaaacaatttatttatatatatgtatatattttttttattgattgaaATCACCTGTAAATTTAACATAGACCAAAAACCTTCCAAGTCCACATCAGTAATAAGTTTAGTATCTTCGCTACCATCATCAGCAGCGGCCGTACCTTTTGCACCACTTTCACAACGATCAATTAGTCCTTTGAACTGTTGGAACTTTTTACTGGTTAGCAGTTTTGTTTGTCCAATGGTAACGTTGATCATGTCCTCTCCACCAGTCTTTTGTAAAAGCGGTAAGTTTTGGCTTTTGTATTCATCCCATTCGTCGCATAATGTATGTAAGCGTTCGATTTCGTTTTGCAGCTGTAGCCGGAAATAACGCACCGCCTCGAGTATTCGGCGGGCTTCAACACTAACCGGCGTAGCAACTGATGATTTGCACGGTGTTTCTGGTTTATTTGCTTCTTCGGTTTTTGTCAATGTCGTGGATAATAAGGTGTCATCCCCATTTGGAAGGTAAATACTATCCCGCTTTTCGCGTTCCTTACGCGCGCTAACTTTACCACGCGACACCGAAACAAAAGAGCTGATATAGTTTACAGGACGTTCTGGTTCAGTGGGAGGAGGAGTTTTTGGCATTAATGTTGTATGGCCTGtcataatacaaataaattaaagaaaatttacgtcaataaaaaataaataaataaaagaaaaacgtaAACTTCTCTCTACTTTTTTTAACATCAAAGGGTAGgaaataatcttaaaaattagttttatcatatataaatatattgatatGTACCCACCTTTATTACTTGAGTCGTTTGGTTGAGCGTCAACCATTGTTAGTTCCGTCTGATTAGTAGGTATGCTCGCCTTCTCTTCGTTTTCTACATCCCCTGTATCTGAATCACTTTCTAGTTCTGACAACCCGACCGAATAacgtacaaaattaaatttactctTCTGTctttgaatttgattttgagGCAAGGGTTTAACAGCATTTGGTAGCAGCGCGCGCTTAGCTGAAGTTGAACTGTGCGTATGGATATTTTGATTGGATTCTGtttcttctttattattattaacaacCATTTTGGAATTAACAGGACTTATATTAGGTGCATTGGCACTGTGTGGTGAAAGCGATTTTACACGTGTTGACGTAACAAATGGTTCAAATGGATTGATATTTAGCAAATCTGTTGGCGTTTCCGCAATAGCGAATGCCGCATCAGCAGTACAAATACGCTTACCACCCAATAATGTTTTACCTTTAATGGTAATTTTGCTAGGGGCTGTTGGACGGTTAAATTTTGAAACCTGcgtactttttgccttaaaatttGTTGCAAGTTTCGCATTGCGATGTTCGTTTACTTGGGCAGTAACTCGTTTGCTTTGCACTAGATGTGACTTTCCTATAACTCCAGTATTTCCAACAATACCGGCATTAGGTAGTTTAGCATTCGTTCCAACCTTTAAAGGTTGTGCCAGTGGCTTCCTAAATAATGTCCCATGCGCTTTTACTGGTTGTGGATGCGcaaattttgttgcattatttaAACGATTTACAAAAGTCTTCGTAACCTTGTCAACACTATTGGCTTTGAACCCAGAAGTCGATTTTAATTGTTCGTTCATAGGTGCTTTTTGACATGTATTCAATGTGGATTTTTGTATAGCAGATGCTTGAGATGCTACATTGCTAGGATATGTAAGACCTTTTTTGTTAGGGGCGATTACTGCTGTAGGCTTAGTTaccgcatttgttgttgtttgaggGGTTTTCACAGATTTCGTGCTACTTGACTTGGTGATTGTAGCAGCTTTTATTGATTTTAGCGCCGACGTAGCTGGGGTTGTAGTTGCATTTTTCGTCAAAGTGGAAATTGCCGGAGTTCTACTAACTGCCGACGGCTTTTTGACATCGGCTTTTATGGCATtatcttgtttattttttggcGGTGTTGGCACAGCTGTGTAGAATGACTTTCGATCATTTTCAATTATCCTTTTAGCTGCTGAagtctaaaataaaaataattataatttacgaataacatttcaaaataaaaaaattaccattTTTGAAACAGGATTTTTTAATCCTATAGGTGGCTTAAAAGTTTTATGATCCTTTGGTACAAAGGTGGCAATTTCTTTGCTTCTCACTTTACTTGTAACTGCAGTAACCGACTTAACTCCATCACTAAAAGTATTGCCGCCAACTCCACCGCTGGGTACAAATGGTCGTTTTTTCGGTTCCAGTCTTTTCTGCTCTTTCAGTTTGTGTGCCTCTTTCCATTgtataaatt from Bactrocera tryoni isolate S06 chromosome 3, CSIRO_BtryS06_freeze2, whole genome shotgun sequence harbors:
- the LOC120772196 gene encoding guanylate kinase-associated protein mars — protein: MDRYRSLYKENSSMMSPAQHNRTNRELQNANRAKKRREIFESGRNFNVSPTPKKSFEKENQLEHKEFVNENNEICFENKENVDVVEEILTASKCKEAKSTDQTEINKSRIALVATSKKNSEKSTRQEAFLLKFIQWKEAHKLKEQKRLEPKKRPFVPSGGVGGNTFSDGVKSVTAVTSKVRSKEIATFVPKDHKTFKPPIGLKNPVSKMTSAAKRIIENDRKSFYTAVPTPPKNKQDNAIKADVKKPSAVSRTPAISTLTKNATTTPATSALKSIKAATITKSSSTKSVKTPQTTTNAVTKPTAVIAPNKKGLTYPSNVASQASAIQKSTLNTCQKAPMNEQLKSTSGFKANSVDKVTKTFVNRLNNATKFAHPQPVKAHGTLFRKPLAQPLKVGTNAKLPNAGIVGNTGVIGKSHLVQSKRVTAQVNEHRNAKLATNFKAKSTQVSKFNRPTAPSKITIKGKTLLGGKRICTADAAFAIAETPTDLLNINPFEPFVTSTRVKSLSPHSANAPNISPVNSKMVVNNNKEETESNQNIHTHSSTSAKRALLPNAVKPLPQNQIQRQKSKFNFVRYSVGLSELESDSDTGDVENEEKASIPTNQTELTMVDAQPNDSSNKGHTTLMPKTPPPTEPERPVNYISSFVSVSRGKVSARKEREKRDSIYLPNGDDTLLSTTLTKTEEANKPETPCKSSVATPVSVEARRILEAVRYFRLQLQNEIERLHTLCDEWDEYKSQNLPLLQKTGGEDMINVTIGQTKLLTSKKFQQFKGLIDRCESGAKGTAAADDGSEDTKLITDVDLEGFWSMLNLQVDNVEKRFENLKRWKANNWSDPDDVEEIKQDKIKPKPKLNKVKKPKAPVKTAKASSGLQAMLRKMHAEMRKNKETTADPGANIDGAMILTPTRQRKRRSQSGTPKIGSGGENNNSTPRRVSVVVRDRKSLSAAATVISLPADSKVIAAAAAHRRLSRIAAESPKSIKACGNELRRSINSMERALAGSTDLLRSALAGNAYKSRRRSGTPNFIELPLDSNALSKESKVLPKVPTPTQTSPPAVNVGRKSILKTPGTAKGKPKSVIFSEKLRVKKFKFTLEDDEPSEDEEQRMQTSTEEPLDDQRTYSLRTRKVVLRPSSEFEIPKA